A stretch of DNA from Acipenser ruthenus chromosome 21, fAciRut3.2 maternal haplotype, whole genome shotgun sequence:
ctttattCAATCTTGTAGAaggaaagaaaatgcattttttaaaataataatacatttttaatacatttttcccCCGACTCATAAGCTTATTTTCCATTACACAGGGGATGTAAAGTGTCTAACAGGAGCCAGTTTTGGCGTGCGATACGCAGGGATGTAAAGAATTTATTTCAAGCTTAAATGAGCTTAAAATACACTGACTTCCATCGTTCAAGATCTCGGTTTTCATAAGCTTGGTAGACAAAGCGCCCAGTTTGATCCAAGCAGCAGTACACTGTTTAGATCTGAATGCGTCACAAGCACTGAAGCCTTTGAATAAACCACTCACTGTTTAGACACTGTACAGAGGATCAGTCCGACCTTTTGGGGTTAAAGCGccatcacaaacaaaaaaataaaacaggaaggGTGTAAAATGAAATTACTGAATGGTAAGGAAAGAGATATACAAACTAGATTCAACCTGTCTGGAACAGAGTTTAATTATGCCATGCTCATGAAACATGCTTCATGTTTAAAAGCAACAGCAATTTACTGATTGCCCTTGGAGTCTATTCAAACCCAAGACACGGAGAGAGTCCACTTCTAGATCAAAAGAGCCATATTACTGGGGGGCTCAGGGAGGCAGAATGGGTCAAAAGTCTTCCGCTGGCCAGCCCTGCTGTGCAGTATATCGAGACTAACTGATAACCAGAGTACACTCCCTTCCTGGACGGGCACAGAACACCTCCcccttaacaacaacaacaacgcctGATCTGCGGTCtgcttcttgtttattttttgcagtcTTAAATCAGCAGTTTTGAGAGGGCTCTTGGGAGTGCACAGAACATCTCTGTGTAAAATGTGAGTTTGAGGTAAGCTAGGGAGAGGAAAAGGAATTCTGGTCCAATAGATATATCCATGTACCGTATGTAATACTGTATCACTTATTTATAAGAACGTGGagattataatattaatatatatatatatatatatatatatatatatatatatatatatatatatatatatcacataatCGATAGTTCTTTAATATATACAAGTTTACAGCCCTGAAAAGTGTTAAATGAACTTGCTGGCTTAAGCTACTATGTGGACTTATCTGCTGGCCGATCTGCTTACCAATGAGGGTAGCCAGAGAGCAGTGCGGGACCGTGGGGGTGAACTTGATAATGATCAGGTATTCCTCTGCTCCTATTTCCTGCACCTCCACGCAGCTCTCAGACACCACTTCCAGGTCCTCCAGGGTGTTGGGTTTTTCAGGGTCGCGGATTGTACGGATAACATCTGAGACAGCGACAGCAGTTAACAGAAAGGAAAGGAATCACTGCTGTCCCcagtaataacaaaaacaaacagctgcgttcaaataaattactgttgttttttgtgtgtgcgtttgtttatttatttttgtcgtgTCATGCAGTGTCAGCATTACGTTACTGCACATAGAAGACAAAACCACCCCTTGAATGATTTTCCTTCACGCAGTTAGCGCCAGAGAATAGCGTAGACTATGCTTGGTACAGGCATGATAAGAATAGTACAGTATTACTGAACCATTTTCAATTGCCATCCGGCGTTTATGTATAACTTAACTAAACAGTGTACACACGACTGTAACGATAAcgaaagtctttttttttgtaaatcaagaAATGTCAAGTTATTACAATCATTAAATATCCTGCTACCTATGGAGGTTGGTATCCTTGCGAGAACCCCCATTTACAGTAATACTTGTACTAGACGTGTGTTCTCCTTGTTAATAGCACGACTAGTACATCTCACTTTTTGTGGACTTTcccacaagtttttttttacagccagtTAGTTACCATAAACTTCTAGTGCTTTCTCCTCCATCTTCTTGGATCTCTGCGCATTGTCCTTCTTAGAAAGAGCCGACAGCAGGAAAAGTTTGGCTAAAGTATAAGAAACAAGCCCATACGCTACTTCCATCTTCCAGCTCCGCCATTGCGCGGCTGTCCGCTGTCACATTGACCTGCTTTCACTTCCTCGTTTAGGCAGGAGCTGCCAAGTACCGAGCTTATTCAACTCCGTTCACCCCGAGGTATACAAAAGAGCTAAGACACAGAAgccaaaacactatttttatagaTAAATAAAGGATAAGTTTTGTCCTTTGTTCTTGTTTTACCCTCGTATACTGTGGCACCTGTGGCAataacatttgtattcaaacttAACTGTCTCCTTTAAGATCGATTTCATCGTATGTTATTTGCTTAGCCTTGTAACTACAAATCCCGCCTACCTCGCTTGTGATTGGACATTGTTTTTGCGGTGGATACATTTACAGCGTTCGTTTGGTTTGAGTTGATGTCAGTCAAAGCTGTCGAAAAGAGGAAGAGGATGTAAATATTATAGAAAAAAATAGATACATTATTGGAACCATAATAGCAAAAAcgacaacaaacaaaaattataattatataaggGAGGATCTTCGTATACTACTGGGGTGTATAGTATAGTGCCTAGGGCATTTCAATCACCAGTAACATACATTAAATGTAATAGCTTGCTGTAAGTTAGTTAGATATGAAACCGTTAACACGTTTATAGCGAATTCCCTCTCAACATATTATtagatacagtataaaaaaagtattttgacaGCATGTGACGTTTGCCGTAAATAGTATAGACTCAAAAGTATACTTTTATTATGTGctgttaaaaaaatgacatgagTTTCTGCACAGTCAAATTGCTTATTATTTTTTACGAAACTCCCCAAAATGTTTAACAATTCGGTGTTCAAGAATGGCGGTCTTGAAGTTCTGCTTTTATCTGAGCAAGCatgttgtaaaaatgtaaaacacacgCTGAAAGCAAAAGTTACAAAAGGCTTCTCAACGCTCTGCTGTGTAAATGCTAACAAGGGACTTGCCTTTACTGATATTTCTGACAGTGGACAACAATGCAACGAGAGAAGCGTTGAAGGTAACTTCACAAAGTAAGTATactattggtgtgtgtgtgtgtatatatatatatatatatatatatatatatatatatatatgtatatatgcagAGGGGTGCTAGAATTGGGTTTAAATGTCTTGTAGTTACAGGTTATACCTGTACCAGGTAATCAAACGAGGCAATCCACGTGTTGTACCAGTGCACAGCTGACAGCACAAACGTCTAATACAAACGTCTTCTGACATTCCATTTCTGACTTAAACTACCATTCTTCATGTCTGCACAATAGATGCcttgtgtgcttcctgcctccctgtGTGTTGTAGAATCAGGGAGCCTTGAATGCAGGGACATTAGAACAGGTAACATGCATTTAATCACCCTTTTCTCTCatgttaatgtagttttatttGGGAAGACTCTCTTGCTGCTGATGAATGCGCCCTGAGACTATTGGCCCTTGGCGCTGATAACAAGCTCTGCTTGTATGAGCTGGAGGGTGAGGATGAGGATGGTGGCGCATGTCCTGTTACTGTCCTCTGCAGCTGCACTGAACAAACCCTGAGACAGCTGGTTGAAGCTGAACACCTGAGTGAGTTTTGCAGTACCATGGTTTGTCCTGTAAATATGAAGAACATTTTCTTACAGAAATGTACACCTTCAGTTACACTGGTTCAGTAACAGTGGCAATAAGAGTTGTCAGCTACCGATTAACTGATAGAGTTAATACCTACATGTAATCTGAAAAGAGACTAGGATAACAGTTTGGTGAAGACACAGGAAAACAGACCAACAGACCCTAATAATTCCAACAAATGATTTATCCCTGCTGTTTCTATTCTGGGAATGTGACTGCTGTAGTTAAAGCTAGAGGCATTTGAAACACTCTAGATTTGAAATGTTCTCAAACACCCTTTGGGCTTCGTCAGATTCCACTGCTTTGCTCATACCAACACCCACCAAGCATGTGCTATTGATGTACTTAAACTCGCTTCTTAATGTAATGCATGTGCCATGCTGGGATAAAAGACCTGCTGCTCTGCCTATGTACATATTTGATAACTAGAGTGTTTCTAAATTCaactttactttcttttttaatagTTTGATCTAATCAAAGTTAGCCAGGCTGAAAAATGTCTCCATTGCACTTCTTTAATAACCCCCTTAGAGACAACCcaatatcattttaattgcaGGCTTGTATTTAATATTCACAACTGAGATTCAAAAATGGCCTAATTAAGCTGTACTTCACTAGAACTGTTAGCAAGCAATACAGAATGTACCAAGGCAAACTGTTCAAGTTACAACAAAGCAAATTAATATACTTCATGAGTTTAGTAGCTGATGTTTCCGAGTTTGCCTTAGGGGCTCACTGTACAATGAATATCTTAAATTCTGATTAAAAGATCGCAAACGTATACTCTgcaggtatggaaataagacgCCTGTTGTGTAGCAGTTttacccgttccaggttttactgcgagcttgactagccgcagtgtataggtaacaagctcaggtgtgttttattaaactcttagtaaaaccaggaatggttcaaactgctaTACAGCAGGAGtttcatttccatccctgctcttatactgtatatagattgtGCCCCTTTTGCAGgctaaacaagtttaaaaaaaatattttcttaattCGTGTTAGCACTAGCAATGTTATCACTggtgtacatttttgttttttgaagatcTCTtgattctttgcttgtatttcatACTTCAGCTGGGAATATgctgatatttcaaagacaacactagatgaaaagttgctgctAGTTCCTGATACATAATCCCTGCATGTCCTGTAGCTCAACAAAGAACACAAATCTAAAGATTCTCAACGCAGTATTTGAACAATCAGTAATAATGTTAACAATAAAGCTATTAAGAGGGTCGGACATTGGATTTTATAAAGCAAGGGTTGGCATTCCTTTAAATACACCCTCCTGTCTTTTCTTTCCGCAGGCCTTTCTTCATCTCT
This window harbors:
- the LOC117428369 gene encoding cytosolic iron-sulfur assembly component 2A-like; protein product: MEVAYGLVSYTLAKLFLLSALSKKDNAQRSKKMEEKALEVYDVIRTIRDPEKPNTLEDLEVVSESCVEVQEIGAEEYLIIIKFTPTVPHCSLATLIGLCLQVKLQRCLPYKHKLEIYISEGTHSTEEDINKQINDKERVAAAMENPNLREIVEQCVIEPDD